Within Cellulophaga sp. L1A9, the genomic segment TGTTTCAAAATCTTTAAAAAACACACGGTAATCTATAAGCATTCCCACCCCAATTAAGAAAAAGGGAATAAAAATAGCATTTCCAACAAACTCCACTCTATTCATTAAAGGAGAGGTGTGGGGAATAAGTCGGTTTAAGGCTAAACCAGTTAAAAAAGCTCCTATAATAGGTTCTATTCCCGCCAGCTCTGCTAGACCAGCCCCTAAAAACACCATTACTAAAACAAAAATATATTGAGAAACATTATCATCAAATTTTTTAAAAAACCATCTTCCGATAATAGGGAACAGGAATAGCACAATGAAACCAAAAATTAGTATGGATACTGATAATCGAATCCAAAATTGTGCATTTACTTCTCCTGTTGTCATTCCTACAATAACTGCTAAAACCAATAAAGCTAGGGTATCAGTAATCATTGTTCCGCCCACCGTTATGTTTACAGCTCTATTTTTGGCAACACCAAGTTTGCTAATTAATGGGTAAGCAATTAGGGTATGAGATGCAAACATACTAGCAAGTAAAACAGCTGTTTGTGTAGAAAATTCTAGAATATAAATCCCACATAAAGTACCTAATGTCATAGGAATACTAAAAGTAAGTAAACCAAAAACTATACTTTTTTTACTATTTTTTTTAAAGTCAACTAAGTCTATTTCTAATCCTGCAAGAAACATGATATAAAGTAATCCGGCTGTTCCAGATAGTATAATTCCACTATCTCGTTCTATTAAGTTAATTCCATTAGGGCCAACTACAGCACCTGCGATTATTAGCCCAAGAAGGTGTGGTATTTTAATTTTGTTTAAGATTATTGGAGCAAACAAAATAATCACCAATATTAAAAGAAATTTTAAAACAGGATCTGTTAATGGCAGCGATGTTTCAAATATGTTTAATACTATCATAACTTAATTTATAGAATGGAATATTAATAACTCACTCAATATTTGAGTAATTAACGTGGGGGAGTGTTTAAAAAAACGTTCTATTTTTTATTTGAATGCATTATAAACAAAGATCATTCAAATAATTTTTCTGCTTCTAAATTAAGATAGTTTGGTAGTATAAATATAAATGAAACTATGAATTGTATGCTAATTAAATAATGAAAGCAATCATTTATACGGGTTGCTCAGTATTGCTTATTTTTTCTTAATAGAAATGTATTTTTAGATGGTATAATTTACTTTTTTTGCAATAATTTAATAATTAAGGCTAGTATTGTATTAATTATGCGAGCCAGTTTAATGAATATATTTTATAAAGTATTCATCAGTCTTTTCTCAAGTCAAATGCTATTTGTTGCATGCACATAATCAACTAAATTAGAAATTACTTCGCACTTATTTTTCATAAAATGCAAGAGTATAGGGTTTGTCTTTAAATGATTCCAAAGTACATTTTTCTTGATTTAACGCATGGCTCCATTTTTTATAAGTTTCCTAAAAAAGAGAACTAATGAAGGTATTTTAAATGGAATCTGAAATGAATAAGATTAAACCTTTTTATTAAATAAGAGTCCTACTAATAACAAATTATTAAAATATATAAAAATGAAAAAAATAATTACAGTAATCGTATTATTCATTGGTTTGAATGCCATGGCACAAAGAAGCGAAAGAAAAGACATTGATCCTGAAGCGTTTGCTCAAAAAAACACAGAAAGATTAACTAAAGAATTGGGCTTAAATGAAGACCAGCAAGCTAAGGTTTATGATATAAATCTTAGAAATGCTCAAGAGCGCACATCTAAAATGGAAGAGCGTAAAAGTGGCGAAAGAAAAAAACCGACCGAAGAAGAACGTGAAGCAAGAAAGACTGAAATGGAGGCTCAATTAAATGCTCATAAAGAAGAAATGAAAGCCATTCTAAATAAAGAGCAGTTTCAAAAATGGGAAACCATGCAAGAAAAAAGAGGTAATGGTAAAAGAGGAGCTAAAAAAATGAAGTCATAAACAGTATCCATAATTTTGAGTAAAGAAAAATTTCAGCGGGTTTAACTTTTTTATAGTTGGACCCGTTTTTTATGTCTAGTTAAGAACGGATTAAGTTCCAACCTTCAAGTAATATTCTAGCTGTCTATTTTTTTATACACTGCATTCATGCTAGACATCCTGATTTTTTAAGGGCATCCTGTTATGAATTCCATTTTATTACTAGTGTCTTCCCAATTTTACCATTTAGATCTTGAATAAGGGGAATGCTCTAAATACTGTTTTTAATTTCTAAGGGAAAGTGGAACAGTCTATTTCCAAAACAATTTCTACGTAGACTAGAATCATACAATTGTTTCTAATTTTCAAAATAGCTATTGAATTCTTGAATAATCCATAGTAATAAAATTGCTTAGATGACATCGGTCATTTCATGTGTATGAAATGAAGCTTAGCTTTGGAGTATACTTAAAATCATTCCAAAATGAAAAGAATATTAATTCCAACAGATTTTTCAAACAATGCCAATAACGCAATAAATTATGCCATTGAGCTCTACAAAAGAGAATCTTGTGAATTCTTTATTTTGCATTCTTACTATCTTACTGGATATTCCAAAAACAATCTTTTAAGTCCTGAACCTACCGACAAAAAATTAAATGAGGTAAAAGAGCTTGCAGAAAAAAACATGGAAAAGTTAAAGAAGCAAGAACGCTTTAATAATACGAACAATAATCACACATTTCATTTTCTGAATGAATTTGGATCTTTTAATGATGTACTCAAAAAAGTTGTTGAAAAAGAAGATATAGAGTTGATACTTATTGGATCGGAAGGAGGAAAAGACGACAAAAAATTAATTCAGGGTAGTAATGCCGTAAATACGATGGAGAAGGTTAGAAACTGTCCCGTGTTTGAAATTCCTGGTAACGTTATGTTTAAAAATCCAAACGAGATTGTGTTTCCTACCAGTTTTAAAACGCATTACAAAGAAAAAGAATTGGCAACTTTAATTGAAATTTCTCAATTAACCAGTGCACCCATCCGAATTTTGTATATTCAAAAAGATAAAGAATTTAGCAAAGAGCAAGCAGAAAATAAAGAGTTGCTGAATCAAATTTTAGGTACTACTAGTTTTACGCATCATGTATTATATAGTTCAGATATCCAAGAAGGTGTGCGCTCTTTCTTCCAAAGTCGCGAAAGCGAGATGATAGCTTTTATAAACAAGAAGCATAATTTCTTCGGTAGTATTTTCTCAAACCCAATGGTAAAAGAATTGGGCAATAACCCTAACATTCCTGTATTGGCTTTACATGATTTAAGAAACTAAAAAAATAGTAGTACACATTACTTAAAACATATGACAAGAGTGCTAAATTTTAAATTTCAAAAATAAAATTTTCATTAAAGTATCGCGAGACTGTTATACCATCTATAAAATGGTTTTACCACTCCTCAAGAATGAAATTATTTTATGAGACTTAGAAAGGTTACTCTTGTTATATGCTTTATAAAAGCTACAGCCATTAAAAAGCGTTCTGCCAGATACTATTACCCATAGTTGTCTACATATTTTAGAGCAAAATTTTATCCTTTGCCAATTTTATTATATTTTTTTAGAATGATCACTAATTCATTCTATTTCTTCTTTTTTGCCTCCACCAATTCTAATTGGTTTATACTCACATTGGTTGTAAAAATTCCGTAATTAACAATTGCTTTGTTTTTCTCCAATTTATCAATACTGCCCACTGCTTTCCCGTCTAACATTCGTACGCGATCACCAATTTTAAAAATAGGATTAGGCTTGTTCTTTTCGACATGCGCTTTTACCTTTTTTTCTTTCTTTTTTTCTTCTCGGATGACTTCTACTTTCTGAATCACCTCTTTTTCTACTTCAACCTTTTTTGCTTTTTCTATTTTAACTTGTTGCGAAGATTTCTTTTTACGCTTACTATTTTCTGTTTCTACAATCCGAAGTAATTCCGATACTAATGGTCGCTTCTTTTTATCTTGAAAATACTTTAATGATGCGTCATTAAGTTTATTCCCTAAGTAAATCATACGTTGACTAGAATCATACAATTCCTGATAATTCTCAAGCTTAGATTTTACTTTAGTGTTTAATTCTTCAAAACGTTGTGCTTCACTACGTGCTTTTGTTTCTTCTTCCCTTAGCTTAGTTCCTGTTTTCACCATAGAACTACGCTCTTTCTGTAATTTAGCAATCGTAGCATCAAAACGCACTTTACCGCTTTCTATTTTCTTTTTTGCTCGGTTTATTAAGCTATATGGAATTCCGTTTTTCTGTGCGACCTCAAAAGTAAAAGAACTTCCTGCTTGTCCTAATGCAAGTTGATAGGTAGGCTCCAAAGTGTTAGAATCAAACAACATATTTGCATTAGTAGCATGAGGTAATTCATTTGCCAAAAGCTTTAAGTTGGAGTAGTGGGTTGTAATAACACCATAGGAACCTCGTTCATAAAATACTTCAAGAAAAATTTCAGCTAATGCGCCCCCTAATTCGGGATCACTACCTGTTCCAAATTCATCAATTAAAAACAACGTTTTATCATCACACTTACGCAAAAAGTAGTTCATGTTCTTGAGTCGATAACTATACGTACTTAGATGATTTTCAATAGATTGATTGTCCCCGATATCTGTTAGAATTCTATTAAATAAGGTTACTTTACTACGTTCATGAACAGGAATTAACAATCCACTTTGAAGCATTACTTGAAGTATCCCTAAGGTTTTTAAGGTGATACTTTTTCCTCCAGCATTGGGACCTGAAATAACGATAATTCTATTTTCGTCATGAAGCCCTATGGTCTGTGGATATGTTTTTTCTTTTTTACGTTTATTTGTTAAATAGAGGAGTGGGTGGTAAGCATCTCTTAAATATAACTCATT encodes:
- a CDS encoding DUF4890 domain-containing protein is translated as MKKIITVIVLFIGLNAMAQRSERKDIDPEAFAQKNTERLTKELGLNEDQQAKVYDINLRNAQERTSKMEERKSGERKKPTEEEREARKTEMEAQLNAHKEEMKAILNKEQFQKWETMQEKRGNGKRGAKKMKS
- a CDS encoding DNA mismatch repair protein MutS — encoded protein: MNKINDKTLKDLEFYTVLNHIAARCNTEQGKENALKIVPLRSKELILIHLGQTSEYVASFSNDNRIPNHGFDAINQELKLLKIENATIEISGFRKIGNICSTVNTLKKFLKKFKDYYPLLFQASEDVELNVEIPAQIDAVIDKFGEIKDNASDNLRIIRSEINGLKGKINQSFARALTMYQASDFLDEIRESVVDNRRVLAVKAMNRKKVKGAVMGTSKTGSIVYIEPEAALQFSRQLNNLEFEEREEIQRILRALTAHITPFIPELSIYQDFLAHIDITAAKAKYAMEMDAVLPEFSDTNELYLRDAYHPLLYLTNKRKKEKTYPQTIGLHDENRIIVISGPNAGGKSITLKTLGILQVMLQSGLLIPVHERSKVTLFNRILTDIGDNQSIENHLSTYSYRLKNMNYFLRKCDDKTLFLIDEFGTGSDPELGGALAEIFLEVFYERGSYGVITTHYSNLKLLANELPHATNANMLFDSNTLEPTYQLALGQAGSSFTFEVAQKNGIPYSLINRAKKKIESGKVRFDATIAKLQKERSSMVKTGTKLREEETKARSEAQRFEELNTKVKSKLENYQELYDSSQRMIYLGNKLNDASLKYFQDKKKRPLVSELLRIVETENSKRKKKSSQQVKIEKAKKVEVEKEVIQKVEVIREEKKKEKKVKAHVEKNKPNPIFKIGDRVRMLDGKAVGSIDKLEKNKAIVNYGIFTTNVSINQLELVEAKKKK
- a CDS encoding universal stress protein, with protein sequence MKRILIPTDFSNNANNAINYAIELYKRESCEFFILHSYYLTGYSKNNLLSPEPTDKKLNEVKELAEKNMEKLKKQERFNNTNNNHTFHFLNEFGSFNDVLKKVVEKEDIELILIGSEGGKDDKKLIQGSNAVNTMEKVRNCPVFEIPGNVMFKNPNEIVFPTSFKTHYKEKELATLIEISQLTSAPIRILYIQKDKEFSKEQAENKELLNQILGTTSFTHHVLYSSDIQEGVRSFFQSRESEMIAFINKKHNFFGSIFSNPMVKELGNNPNIPVLALHDLRN